CGCGGCGCCCGCGCTGCTGAGCACCCCGGACGGCATCGTCGTCCGCGCCACCGAGCAGGCGGCGAAGCTGGCGGGGGAGACCACGCCCGCGGCGCTGGTCGGCTGCCGCCTCGCGGACCTGGTGACCCGCGACGGCCCGGTCTCGCTGCTGCGGGCCAGGAGCGGCAGCTACCCGGTCCGCCCGATGAGCTGGCCGCACATCCAGGACGAGCGGCTGCGGGTCACCGTGCTGGTCGACGTCTCCGACCTGGCCGACGCCGGGCACGACGACACCGAAGCCGCCGACGGCAACGAGCGGCGGTGGCTGATCGAGGCGCAGCGGATCGCCAAGGTCGGCAGCTGGGTGTTCTACCCGGAGACCGGCGAGCTCTACCGCAGCCCGGTGCTGGCCGAATTCCTCGGCGATCCCGGTGGCCAGGAGGCCGTGGGCGTGACGGCGATGATCGAGGCGACCCACCCCGACGACGTGGCGCGGGCGCAGCAGTTCTACCTGGACGTGCTCACCGCTCCGGAGGACGAGCTGCTGGAGGTGGAGCTGCGCGACCGTCGCGGCAAGCGCGTCTACCTGTGCACCGGGCGGGCCGAGTACAACCGGGCCGGGCGGGTCGAGCGGGTGCAGGGCACCGTGCAGGACGTCACCGAGCACCGGGCCCTGGAGCGGCAGCTCCGCGACGAGCGGCGCAAGCTGCAGGACGCGCAGCGGATCGCCCGCCTCGGCACCTGGGAGTGGGATCCGCGGTCCGGCGTCATGCGGTTGTCGAACATGCTGCACGAGATCATCGGCAAGCCCGCGAACGCGCCGATCACCTTCGAGAGCTACCTGGACCGGGTGCACCCCGACGACCGCGGCTGGGTGCGCCAGGCCTGGCGGCCGCTGATCGAGGAGCACGACCCGATCGAGGTCGAGCACCGCTACCTGCGCATCGACGGCACCACCCGGATCCTGCGGCTGCACGGCACCGCCATCACCGACGCCGACGGCCAGGACGTCCTGGTCGGCACCGCCCAGGACGTCACCGAGCAGCGGGCCGTGGTGACCCGCATGGAGCGCTCCAGCCAGCGGTTCACCGACCTGGTCAGCATCACCCCGGTGGGCATCGGCCTGTTCGACCGGGCCGAACGGCTCGTCGACGCCAACGACGCGCTGTGCGACCTGCTCGGCTACCAGCTGGAGCAGCTGCGCGGGATGAGCGCGAAGGACATCACCCACCCCGACGAGCAGAACACCGGCCTGCCCACCCCGGCGGAGAACTCCGGCATCCGGCGCCGGGTGCCGCAGCGGGTGCTGGTGCGCGCCGACGGCGAACCGGTGTACTGCGAGCTGCGCACCTCGGCGTCGGTGCAGGACGACGGCACCCACTTCTGGCTGGTGGTGTTCCAGGACATCACCGAGCGGCGGCGGGCCGCCGAGGCGCTGCGCTACCAGGCCACCCACGACGACCTGACCGGCCTGCCGAACCGCACCGCGGTCAAGGACCTGCTCTACCAGCTGCTGGGGCGGGCCGATTCGGACCGGGTCGCGGTGCTGTTCTGCGACATCGACAACTTCAAGCGGGTCAACGACTCGCTGGGCCACGACGCCGGTGACGAGCTGCTGGTGGCGCTGGCGCGCCGCCTCGAAGGCGGGCTGCCCGACGGGTGCACGGCGGCCCGGCTCTCCGGCGACGAGTTCGTCATCATCTGCTCGGACATCGAGGCGGTCGGCGGCGTCGACTCGCTGGCCAACCGGGTGTCCGGGCTGCTGCGCACCGCGGTTCCGGTGCACGGCCAGCTGATCAGGGTCTCCGCGTCGATCGGCGCCGCGGTGCCCGACGGCAGCGCCTCCGGCGGCGAGGACCTGCTGCGCTTCGCCGACGCGGCGATGTTCGAGGCCAAGGGCCGCGGCACCGGCAAGGTCTCGCTCGCCAGCCCGGCGCTGATGGCCTCCGCGGACCGCCAGCTGCACCTGGAGGGCCAGCTGCGGGAGGCGCTGAACAGCGACGGCCTGGCCCTGCACTACCAGCCGGTGGTCGACTCGGACGGCGTGGTGGTCACCGCCGAGGCGCTGGTGCGCTGGCCGCACCCGGATCGCGGCATGCTCGCCCCGGACGCCTTCCTGCCCGTCGCGGAGCAGGGCGATCTGCTCCGCGAGCTGGACCGCTGGGTGCTGCGGACCGCGTTGCGGGAGGCGGCGACCTGGCCGGTGCGAGGCGGCCGCCCGGTGGGCGTGGCGGTGAACCTGGCCGGGCTGGTGCCGGGCGGGCCGGAGTTCGTCGACGCGGTCGCCGACATCGTCGCCGAGACCGGCATCTCCTGGGACCGGGTGATCCTGGAGCTGGTGGAGACCGCCCTGGTCGACCTGCCGTCGCGGACCCGGCACGAGATGGGCGAGCTGGTCTCGCGGGGCGTGCGGTTCGCGGTGGACGACTTCGGCACGGGCTACTCCTCGCTGGCGCGGCTCAAGGACCTGCCCGCGCAGATCATCAAGGTGGACCGCCGGTTCGTCGCCGGAGTCGGCGGTGACGCCTCGGACTTCGCCGTGGCGCGCGCGGTGGTGGACATGGCGCGCGCGATGGGCAGGCAGTGCGTGGCCGAAGGCGTGGAGACCGCAACCCAGTTCCACGTGCTCTCCGGTGTCGGCGTGGACGCCTACCAGGGCTGGCTGTTCTCCGGCGCCATCCCGGCCCGCGAGTTCCGCGACCTCATCGCCCGCGGCCCGATGCCCATCCCGGCAGCCTGAACGGCTTCCACTGTGGACAGCGTGCTGTCCCGGAAATGCCAGAACACCCCCGGCGGCAAGGGCTACCGGGGGTGCTCAGCTGCTCGATCAGCTGTCGAATAAGCCGGGCTTGTCGCTGTTGATGAAGCTCGTGCAGCTGGCGGTACCGACAACCAGGACCGGAGAGCCGTCTCCGAGCTTGGAGTCGCGAAGAGCGCTGTGGGGCACAGGTACCGCGATCCAACGGGATCACACGAGTCGGCACGGTCGGCAAGTCAGCCATCTCCCGTAGGTGCTTCAGCTGAGCGGCTGTCACGTCGCGGGTGCCAACTTGTCACTCCGTCCATACCCCGGACGATCTGTCGTGCCCGCCCTGTTCGGAGTGGGGGACCGCAAGTTCCCCACTCCGACGCCGGTCGAACGCACTCCCATGACACGTCACCCGAATAGCCGTGCCGCAGGACACATTCCGCAGAGCGTCGTACGCATGCTGCGACACGGAGGCAGACTGGCAAGGCACTCGATCCCTGGGGAGGGGTAGCCGGATGAGCTACGGCAGGCGTGGGGCATCGGCGCCGCGATCGGTGCCATCGTGACGGGAGTCGGCGTGGCCGTTGGCCTGATCGCCGCCGCGATCACTGCGCTGAACTCCTACCTCAGCGATGGTGACGGCACGGATTGGCGAGTCAACCAGTGAACCCGGGCGGGCCAGGTGTACCACCACACCGCTACCACGTTCCGGCCGGCAGGCCGATTTACCACGAGCTCATGGCGCTACCGCCGCGGCTCGCGCGGAAGATCCAGGTCTCGTCAGTCGTAACTGGATCGGTGTCGATCGCTTTGAGCCTCATCACGGGGATTCTGATCATCGTGATCGCCTACCAGCTGCCCACGGCAACCTGGGCAACGACCGGTTTGGTCACAGCGATGGGAGGTCTGTCGGCGTTCTTCTACTTCTTCTCCGGGATCACCCTGACGTTCGCGCCGGTCTACGTGAAGAACGGACACCTGAACGCGACCTTCACGGCCAGGGCCCGGCGAGTGCTCGTCGTGCTGTGGGCCGGCACGACGTTCACCTCGATCGCCTCCGTTTTCTTCTTCACCGGAACGGTGAGCGCATCGGTCAAGAAAGCAGGGGACCCCATCTACCGCCAGTTGATCGGTGACCAGCCGGT
This portion of the Saccharopolyspora antimicrobica genome encodes:
- a CDS encoding sensor domain-containing protein, whose translation is MLLTERSERTRTSSGGLGLAGARSEEFALLPLPAAPALLSTPDGIVVRATEQAAKLAGETTPAALVGCRLADLVTRDGPVSLLRARSGSYPVRPMSWPHIQDERLRVTVLVDVSDLADAGHDDTEAADGNERRWLIEAQRIAKVGSWVFYPETGELYRSPVLAEFLGDPGGQEAVGVTAMIEATHPDDVARAQQFYLDVLTAPEDELLEVELRDRRGKRVYLCTGRAEYNRAGRVERVQGTVQDVTEHRALERQLRDERRKLQDAQRIARLGTWEWDPRSGVMRLSNMLHEIIGKPANAPITFESYLDRVHPDDRGWVRQAWRPLIEEHDPIEVEHRYLRIDGTTRILRLHGTAITDADGQDVLVGTAQDVTEQRAVVTRMERSSQRFTDLVSITPVGIGLFDRAERLVDANDALCDLLGYQLEQLRGMSAKDITHPDEQNTGLPTPAENSGIRRRVPQRVLVRADGEPVYCELRTSASVQDDGTHFWLVVFQDITERRRAAEALRYQATHDDLTGLPNRTAVKDLLYQLLGRADSDRVAVLFCDIDNFKRVNDSLGHDAGDELLVALARRLEGGLPDGCTAARLSGDEFVIICSDIEAVGGVDSLANRVSGLLRTAVPVHGQLIRVSASIGAAVPDGSASGGEDLLRFADAAMFEAKGRGTGKVSLASPALMASADRQLHLEGQLREALNSDGLALHYQPVVDSDGVVVTAEALVRWPHPDRGMLAPDAFLPVAEQGDLLRELDRWVLRTALREAATWPVRGGRPVGVAVNLAGLVPGGPEFVDAVADIVAETGISWDRVILELVETALVDLPSRTRHEMGELVSRGVRFAVDDFGTGYSSLARLKDLPAQIIKVDRRFVAGVGGDASDFAVARAVVDMARAMGRQCVAEGVETATQFHVLSGVGVDAYQGWLFSGAIPAREFRDLIARGPMPIPAA